A segment of the Lolium perenne isolate Kyuss_39 chromosome 3, Kyuss_2.0, whole genome shotgun sequence genome:
CCGATGAGGTATATATGTTGGGCCTTAACAATATTGAAGAACAACACACATAAAGAATTCCGAAGCCGCAACCATTACCTTGAAGCACAATCAACTCAATGGAATTGAAGAACTCCATCTGTTGTTCTCAAAGGTCAAGAGACGACAACAATCAAGTTAGATCACAAGACGCATGTAGCTTCGTGATAAACAAGCAAGTGTTGTGATGTTTTTGTTGTGAAGACAAAGTCATAAATAGCAATCAACAAAGGACTCAAGGCGTATCCTCTTTCCAATGCAAGAACTCAACAAAATTCCCTTGCAGACTATTTGTTGTAGCGACGATGAAGATGAAGACAGAGACACGGACAATTACTTCCTGATTTTTCTTGAACAGAGATAGGGTCTGAATACCCTAGAAGATGCTGATATTACCAAAGTGGTGGGTACATTTTGCAGAAACGCCCTACAGATCAGGGGATTTCTGGATAAGGACAGAGCTTTTACAAAAAGGATCTCAGAAAGAAAttgagaaaagcaatcaagtcctctGATCTCGGCACCGCATCTGGAAGATGCCGGCGAGTTCCTCCGCCACAGAACGGACACCggcgccggggacgaaccacttggtccGGCGTCGTGGCGGAAGCTATAGATCTTCCCCTCGGACTTCTTGGTCTCTGGGAAGTAGAGCTTGAGGAGGGTcgcccttcgaccatgagatgcaGAGGCAGGGCGGTGTTGGCCGCCGGCATCAGTCCTCCGCTGATGAACTCCTTGGATGAGAGCACAGAGGCTCTCCGGCGTAGCAGAAGGATCTTCCCTGCTCGCTTCAGATCCTGTCAGATCTAGATAGATCCCCATGGCGGCAAGAAGAGCGTCAAAGCCATCCAGATCTTGTAGCTGGAGCAGCGTCGAGCTTATTCTTCATTTCTTCGTGGAGGGTGAGGGGTTGCTGCTGCTCACTTCCGTCTCCGCCCTCCGGAGCTCTGCAAGCAGAAGCCACACCATCACCGGCCGCCGAGCACCGCCCGCTAGCGTCGGCCACCAGATCTCCACCGGCATCTCGCCATACTACACTACGGGAAGAAAAACTAACCCTACACTACTATGTACAGAGGGGGGAGGGGAGCCGGAAGAGAGAGAGCGACTCTCAAGAGAACTGTTCACTCACGAGAGCTGGGGAGGGGGGAAAGGCTCAGGACAATTACTTCCTGATGGGTGTTCTAGCACACAGGAAAACACGTCATggattaaaaaaaaaatcagttgaAGACTCGAAGACTTGAAGGTGCAGACACTTACTTGAAAAACAAGAGGATCCAGCGTACAAGAAGATCTGGAGCAGAGTCCTTTGAAGAAATAGTTTACTTTTTTATACCTTTGAGTAATACGAACAACTGTACTATCAAGAAGGGGTTTCTCGTTCTTTAAAGGCACCACCATGATATTGTTGTGAAGTTCATAAATGAATCCATACATCAAATATATGCAACGTGCTCAGACGCCCcggaaatcatatgaagtatcagTCTAACTGTCTAAGCTGGACATATTGAGAGTTGAGACACTAGTTTGAATAAATGGTTCAAGCTGGGTTGCATACTAAAGCGAACCTGTGTTGATACTATCGCCTCATGTATGTGTACTAACTCATGCCCATTATTGAGTCCTAGATGACTTAAGCATTAACAACCTTGACGGTATTTGTGCTAAAAAAATACGTCTGTATCGTTGGAATATCTCCGATGCAAACGGTCGTCCCAGCCCGTATGACGTCCGCGGCTCGACGAAAACGGACACGCGCGTGGAACAATTTAAATGTCTAAAATGTGTCAGCTCGTTGGGATGTCCTAAGACCATAGGGTGACCGTTTTGGTGCTGATGGTGCTCAATATCCCCGGATTTCGGGTCTGCTGCAGCTGCAGCCTGCTCGATAACTGCTCGGTTGTGCAGTGCTGCATACGGTGCGCTTGTGATGTAACCGCACACTGATTTAGGCTTGTCTCGTGGAGGAAGAGATAAGACGGACTGCCTCTTGTGGGTTGTCTCTGACTGGAAAGCATGTGTGCGCCGTGGTCTCGGTGAAAAGCCGTGCTGGTCAGGGCATGACTAAACAAATCGGTGCAGTTCATATCTAGTTGGATCCATTCTCTGAGTGAATAGAAAGAATGTTCTCGAAGAAGACAAGGAAATATGTATGAACACGTGGAACTGGTCAGCTCTGAACCTCATCAACTCTCCATCGCATCAACGCGGATAACTACATGTTAATACATTGGTAAGCTGAGGAACATTTTTTGATAACAGAGACTCGGCGATGCTTCGTCGCTTCAAGTTTCTTCAGTTTGTAAGCGTCAGTGATAGTCTCCTTACTCGACTGGCAGTGTCTTTTATACTACCTCTGTCTATAAATAGACGTTTGAGATGGGAAAGATCTTCTATCTGTGCATTATAACAATGTCATACGCAGTTCATATTAATAGAAATCAGAGGCCTTTTATTAGCAGTGGTAAATGTAATGCTCAAGCTGTATAACTCCGTTAATGAAGGCATTTCAGCtagtactccctcagatccatgaAAGTGTCAAAAGTTTAGTTCAACTTAAACCAAAAATAAGCTAAAACTACGTCACTTACATGATCATGAATCACTCGAGCCTCAGCAACGGTTTTGATGGATGCATATTTAAGTTCTATAACTTATATCTAGTAGGTATAACCAACTTTCTTCTTAACTCCattttttttttcatattttctaaaacaaGGGCAAAAACCTTACCCTATTCGATTAAATAAAAAAAGGTAGTTTTACAACATTGCAACACGCATTACTTCCCTGAATTAAGTTACACATACACTTCGCTCCCGCCAACAACCAAAGCATCGACTCTCGTTTGATCTTTTCAAGGATGACCGGAGTAGGAgcatgcttgttcttgaagactcGGTCATTTCGTTCGTTCCAAATTTCCAAAGAAACGAGAAGGGCTAGATGCAGAAGTTGAGTGCGACTGTTAGACGGTTTACCTATGTTCATCCCGTCTCGCTTGAGACCGTGATCTACGGTTTGAACCCGTAAACCAGCAAACCCGAGACAAACCAGTGAGTCACCGCAGTGCGGTGTGGGCTGTAGTTTAGTCAATTTCTGCCCAAACCATGCTCAGGGTTAGCCTTATTTCATTCCCCTCGCTTCAGTATTGATATAATTATCACTGACTGACCAACTCAACTATTGTTCAATGCATTTCATCGAAAAccaaagattggcttatggagagGGGGGAAATGTCTCACTCCTAGAATGAAGCCCTGGAAGGGCAAGCAAGATGCGCTCATTCTTCCATCTTATTAGTAgaactagatgacccgttgcgctatcgcgcaatgaCGGAGGCTAACCATAGGGTTTCGCTTATTTTAGTACCGAAGGTTGGAGCAGAGCTCGTCCATCGAGTACAATAGTATCCGACGTGCGTGTTATCGCATTGCTCGACGACCCTTGTACTTTCATGTGTCTAATGCTCTCGATATCTCTTCCACTTTCCTTTGCGTAATCCACTTGCTATCACGGGAATATTATGGTTAAGTGGCTGCGATTTCTTATTTCATCACTTGCACATTTGCCTTCCATCGCAATGTTTAAGTGTACCTATGCACGGCGTTTTAATAACTTTCAAATAATACCcgctgcgctatcgcgcaaatggcggAGGCTAACAATAGGGTTTGGCTTATTTTAGTACCGAGGGTTGGAGCAGAGCTCTTGCATCGAGTACAATAGTATCCGACGGGGCGTGTTACCGTGTTGCTCATCGTAACCGTTGGTTTATTTCAATACCGGAGGCTCGGGAGCGTGTAGCTCTTTCGATGGCCGTCCCATGGTGAGCTATAGTAGTATTCAGCGTGTTTCATTGGAGGAAACGCCCTCGACGGCCCTTGTACTCTCATTTGGGTAATGCTCTCGATGTCTGTTCCGTACACATGCCTCCACGGTCGTCCTCCCTCATACATTGATCTTCGTGTCTTCGGTTGTCTTTGTTATCCTAAAATCGCGTCCACCGCTCCACATAAGCTTAGTGCTCGTTCCATGGCATGTGTCTTTCTTGAGTATCCCTCTAACCATCGGAGTTACCGCTGCTTTAACCCTGTCACTGGAAGAATACTCGTCTCACGACATGTTATCTTCGATGAGAAGGTTTTTCCTGTTCAGCATGCAACTTCGTCATCCGCGCTTGCGCCTCCTGCGCCGCGCGGACTCGACGACCTCTTCGGCACGCCACCCATGCCGCCAACGCGAGCTCTTGCACCAGCCCCGCGCACCCTAGAGCTGGCCCCAAGTGCGCCCGCCCCGGCCTCGAGCGCCCCCGCCTCGACACCGCCTCGCCCAGCCGGGTCCTCTGACTCGGCAGAGAATTCGGCGTTTTCTCTGCCGCGGTAGGCTGCCACGGCAGAAATTCCGGCAGTTTGTCTGCCGCAGCAGGCAGCCACAACAGGAACTCCTGCCGCACCTCGCGCTCGGCCCACCGCCGCATGCCCTGCCCCTGCCACAGCTGCTGCTGCCGCCACCCCGACGGCCTCCTTAAGTGGGGCCTCCGACCTTCGGCCTACGCTCGTCTCCTCCCAATCTTGTCGCGAGGGGGAGGATGCCGGTGCTGATTGCCTTAAGGAGGTAGGAGGTGAAGTCGGCCTACTTGACGTGGTTGAAGCACTCGTCGCGGGGCACGTAGAACTGCTGAAGCATGGGCCTTATCTCAATAGCCGTTCAGTATTACGATTGTTTGACATATGTACTTATCTGCAAcaatatattttattttgtttctaacTAATAAGTCACTTGGCGCAACCGTCAATACTTAAGCCAAAAGTTTTGTTTTCCATGGTCTGCGGTTGCTATAATTTTGAGGAAAGAAAgtgaaataaaaaatgaaaatgggTTATACACAATCAAATAAGTTGTGTTTCTTTTTCTATACATGTTCTATATGACCAAATTAAAAGACTAACTCATTAATCTTggtcaaaataaaaaaaaggtagtctcaacatttcaaaaaaaaaaaactaagaaaacaCATGATGTTGTTTGAAAACCCTAAAAATAAATCAACATAAATAATAAAGGCCGTACCAATGCACGCACATTCAACTGAAGCAAAGACTTCAAAAATAAAACTAAGACTTAAATATTTTATCAAGACCAAAGAGTCGGGATACTATCCACATGCTACCGTCTAAAATTTTACACACACTTTACTGTGGTTGAAATAAGCTAATTGCTAAGAGTCTACATGTTTTGTCTCttatctgaaaattaaaaggaaTAAACACGTCACACAATTGTCTGTAGACGGTGTACCGGTCACTGACCTTCCCCTTTCTTCTCCAGTGGTCTCGTCTTGTCCCCCACCCAATTCTCCAACGTGTTGCGGCTATGCCCGCCAATTTCTCTCCCCGGCCACCTTGGACTGACTCCACCGGTCCCAATCCCTCGTTCTACCGTGTCTCAACCACGCGACCCAATCATCTCTCCTTAGTCCTCTGCCCAGCTTGATTCTCGTTGGTGGCGCCTGACACTCGCTGAGTGCCTCTACGCCGCATAGGCGCCTACCGCTCTAGGAAGCTGCAGTGCCAAGACAAGCCGCGCTCTCGCTGCAGATTTGCTGGGATCTAACCAAGAATTAATTGGTGGAGCGGGAAGAGAGGAGGACGGATGTGTGTGTTCTCTAAATTAAATATATTAAAGTCAAATTTTAAGAATTTGTTCAATCCCCACCGGTCTACTCCTTATCACACATAGTATGTTTCCAAACCGGtttacaaaaatagaaaaaactaTACTGAAATATACTAACAAGGGCAAAACGAAATAAGAAGTCACGTGCACAGCCCAGGAAACAGGTACATGTCACTCTATTTGTATATTCTAGTCTAATCCTAAATTTAATTTGACTGGGAATTCTCAATATTTGAATGCCTCATAACAACAAAATATAGTGCACAGAGAAACAACCTTGTTAATCGTAAGGGCGAAAGAATGTAGTTTAGCTCTCCACTCTAAAGATGTAATAACTGAATGAAGTAGCAAATACTGCTCAAACTAAGAACGTTCAGCATTGGCTTGTTCTAACTGCATAAATGTAGCCCTGTCACTTCATATAGTTTCGGCTGAGTTCTACTGGGAGCGTCCAAAACGTCACAGGTAATCATGACCATTTTCAGTACACTATGAACACTGTCTTGCGTAATCTGCTCTCATCTACCGACGGCCTCCCGCTTTTCTTGCACCTGAAACCTGCTCCTCGTCAGATTTAACATCTCCATACTGCCAAAGCCGCAGACTTTCcttctttccttcctcttggaACTGTCTTTTTTTATTCTGGAGACCTGCCTTCCTCTCCTTGGTGTCCCATCTCTAATATCTTGCTTCTTCCATGCCCAGCATGCCCTTCCTGCACATACAAAATAAGCATATGAGGAATGAAGATAAAGTCTCCTATTCCTAAATACATAAACATGCATGTAACATAGCCTATATGAATGAACTAACGAGATGGAGTCTGCGGTTTTAAAATAATGCGACGTAATACTCCATCTCATTATGGTTTTAAAATAATGCGATAAAGGTACTCATGGCAGCTATTCAGGGAAAAAAAACTAACGAGATGGAGTAACATTCAGGTCAGATTTGTTGCATTTAGAATGGGAGCTATCCACTTTGGTCAGTAATATTCGACCATGAATGAGTCAAGATGTCTAGAATTAAATAAATAGCAGTACAAAGAGGGGAAATAGCCAGTTGCAACTCACAGAACATGTACCCGAAAAACACATGTTCTGCATGATTATACTTGACAAATCTCACAAAGAAGATGGACCTTGGCACAAGACAACAATTTCACAATGTTGGCTCTTGCGAAAACCAGTAGGACCTCAAAGATGAATAGGTAAATTACCTTTGGTGGGTACTAATTAGCAAGCTGCTGCAACTGCCATACATACTGCAGGTAAATACACCAAGGAGAGGTAAATAAATACACCAAGTAATACATCTAAATGATTGGGAAGCCTATAAGAACATGACTAAGCTCACTAATTTGAAACAGTTCAGCATTGTAAACAGGCTAATGATATGCAATCCCTGTAACCTAGGTTGGTCATGTCCCTGAAGCTATTCTTGAGGTGATGGTAAATGACAATCTAAATGCGTTTAACATGGAATAAAAACCCCATTAACTAAAAAAACAATACACGTACAGTCCACATATATCAGAGAATGCTTAACCCTTAGATCTAACGGTCATAGGTAATCATGTAAATGAAGGGAAAGCAGTGTaagaatattaactggaaaatacAAAGGGCATTTACCTGGGGATTGCGGTGCCTTTGGAGTGAGGTGTTGAATGACCAATATAGGGTCGTAGTGAAGGTAAGGATAATCTGTGATATCCATAATATGCCACAGTCAAATCATACCAAATATCCCTACATAGATATTTCTAGATTAGATAACTCATGCGACCAAATTAACCTGCAAACTAAGAGAACAACATATCTAAATTCAAAACGTTGAAAGGACAATAATGGGAAAAATATAAACATGAATCATCAGCAAATAAAATTCAGCTTTTGTCAATGCTTAAAACAGATGGAACTCTACACAAACTGAAATAAAATACAGCTGCTGGAATCTGTTGAAAAGACAATGATGCATACCCATGAGCATTTGGACCTAAATCTACACAAACCGATGGGGGTGGATAAACCAAAACATAATTCATTAAAGATACTTACCATGGTTTCTTCCGGAAAGCAAGAGGCGGATATGACACCTTCAGCTTCTTCTTAATAAATtttgtaccgtggcttattcctctttTAGACTTTCCCATATATGAACTCCTCATGTTTGGGGAAACAAACCAGAAAATAAATTACAATACTGAATGAGAAGAACACATCAGAAGAAGAAATAATCACGGCAGAGAAGCTCACCTTAACCAAGATCGTAGATTCTGCTTGCTCATGGGAGGAATTTGACCCACCTCCATATCGTTGTACCTATTAGCATCATCCAAAGCATTGTCATCTTCATTCATATGCCGCCATCATCATGGTCGATCTCCATTGACAACAGACATCAAATGGCACTTCCCATCTGCGCCCGGCGCAAAGGCAAAGCGAGACAAGATTATAACCATCATataaccatcatagtaataatgtcATAAGTATATTACAAAACATATTGTGGACAATGGGAATCACCGGAATAGCCTTATCCAAATTCCGAGTTGACACTTGTGTTTACCTATTTTGTGGTACTGAATTGGTCAATACAAATTTTGAAGTATATATGCATGTCGTAAGTATACTACATTACAGAACATAGGTGATAGAACTCCTATGTACATTTATACGGAAATTTCAAGGTTCAACGGCTTGGTCCTATAGCCAACAATCTTGCATAGAATGGTCGAATGATCAGACTGGGTTTAGCTCAAACATGTGAGCATCACCCGCTGAAAGCAGCATGAACCTTCAAGAGTAAATCAATCTTGGCCACCAGGGAAGTAGCTCCGATGGATTATATTCACATGTCGAGCAAAAGAACCTGCGAGGCTATGTACCCAGCCTGCAAAATAGATTGCATCACTACAGAGCAAAAAATAGTTAACAAATCACCACATGTAAGTATTGTACCATGCACCAGACCTACACCAAGAGAAGTTCTTTTAAGTGATTAAACCAGAtaacaccaaacttaaagcatcAACGATACTATTGGAAAACTTAAACCCAAAGCTCACGTAAATACCAATTACCCACATCTTCAAAGGACAATATTTTGTATATGAACTTACTGTGATGGCAGAACTCACTTTATTTTATCCATGTTTTGTTTATAAAGAAGCACCCTCCTTAAAAAATGTTCTCTTAGATAAAAATGAGAGATTTTTTTAATCTCTTGTTAGCTTGAAAATCTTAGTGGTGCCTGGAACTAAATTCAACATTCATACCTACCGTGAAGCTGGAGCCATGTACTTCTACGGTCTAAGGGTTGTTTTTTCTTGTCGGCTGCACCGGTCGATTGTTTCACAAAGTTATGTCCCACACCTGCAATTATATTTTCTGTTAAGACATATTCAATAGATAAAAAGAATGTAGATTGTCCAAAAAATCACCCACTTTTTATCTTTTGGCAGAGGCAGAGGTTCGACGGTTGATTTTGGATCAACAACTGCATCCTTGCCAAACACGTTGTCTGGCAAACGACCTCCCCGTCCTTTATCTTCACTGTCTTGAACCAAAGGTACCACACCACATAAAACATGCTATATTGAGAACGAAAGATCAGTACAAGCACATTCCAAGAGGAATGGAAGTGAAGTACTATGAAGCGTTGGTAACCGAACCTTTAAACTTAGAACGGTATGAATCAATGATCATCCTGCAAGAATGGAGGAAATTTTCTTAGTCTCAAGTCCAGGTTCTCCGCTACTTTGGACAAATATAACGGAAGATGCAATAAAAGAAATCTAACGACACGTGATAAGAAAAGCAAGGTGGCCCAAGATACAACTCAGCGAGAACATGTCCAGATTAATACATATCAATGGTCTTCACAAAAGAACCCTAACTCAAGAAAAACATGTCTCCAACAAAGTGAGCTTAGTCGCAAGCTAGTATTTTCTTAAATTAACAGACATGATGGTATATAATTAAACTCCTATCATGTGAATTATAAATTTATTATATCAAGAAATATTACAGAATAATGAGAAGGACCATATATTTATATGCTATTGTTGCAAGCTAAATAAACATGCTATTAGTTTTACACTCCACAAAAGGAGCTTATCAAGCACCCTCAACATTCATTGTAAAGAGAAAGTGATAGTTCTAACGCCATATACCCCAAGCAAAACAAGGTCAAATGATCATTTCCTGCACCAATGTCCCGATTAGTCGAGCAAAAAAATGCTAATAAAAACACTTGTAAACAAGCATTGGACAGAAAATGGACCGAAACACAGATTAAAACAATCATCTAAACCAATTGTGCGGTTTTGGTGCTCCATCTTCCCCAACGAAAGCTATAGGCCACGGATTTGTCTCCTCTCCTCAACCAATCTAAACAAATTCTCCATCTACACAAGGCTTAACAAATCTAGGGTTTGCAAACAATTGCCATACCTTGGGAGGAGAAACTGCAGAATGCATTCAGTGGCGTATGAGGTTCGCTTTAGCGGACTCCGGTGGTCACCTTCGTCACCGCCCCCATTTACCATTCAATTCCTTGCTATGCTTATAGCCTAAGGTTGGGGAAGAGGCGACCAGGAAGACGACGAGCGAGGGCATGGGCGAGGGAGCGTGGCCCGCACTGCCCGGCTCGCCCCCGGCACCTTCTTCACACAAAGACCGCCCCAAGAGCCGCCCTCGTCGCTTCCTTCACCTACGGTCCAACGCCGCCTCGCCGCACTTCCGCCTCTCGGCCCGCCGCCACCCCCAAAAACGACCTCGCTTGAGGAGGAGAGATAAGGGCGAGCCCGGCGGCGGCGAAGGCCCGGGGCCGGCGAGCGTCTCCCGGCGTAGGATCGGCGGCCGGGAGCCGGCAAGGGTGAGGGCGAAGGCGCGGGGCGGCCGACACGCCTCGCCTCCCTCCTCCCCCGCATCCTCTCCAATCACGCTTCTCCACCACCCACGGGCCTCCCAAACGGCGTCGGAGCCCACGGACAACGGCGGCTACGCGACGGCGGCTCCGGGATGACGGCTCCCACCCATTCAGGCCCTCCGCAGCTCCTCTTCTCCACCTAGGGCGGCCGGCTTCTTCACTTGGGGCGGCCGCCGCAGCtccgcctccctcctcctcccgcacgccgtcgtcgtcgccacACACATGGGGGAAATGGTTGGGGGATTTTTGTCCGTGGGCGCGATCTAGGGTTTTGACCCATCTCCACGCGCACAGGAAAATGAGGGAAGAAACGTGACGTGAACGAGCAGCGTAGTTTCCTCTGCTCGCCGACCCCACTCACGAATGGTCCCAGACGTCATAGATTCATTCAGACAAGCCACGAGTGAGAAAAGGAACTACCGCATCCAACGGCTGCTGTCAAAAGTGGGGCTGGATATTTACTGTCGCTGCCAGTTTCAACGCACACGATGGATTTGCCCCTTTTGAAGCCTCCTGGAGCCGGGTAGTCTAGGAACATTTATAGAAGTAATACAGCAGATAGTCCACATCTGGGGCTACAACCGCACGCTTACTGATCTCCCCCAGGGTGCAGCAGTGTTTTTCTCTAGTGTTAATCGCTGCAACCTCCTGGACGAACATGCAGTTTGAGCCAGGAGATACCTGCAAAGTTTGTTATTTTTAGTACATGCACGGGAAACATATTCGAAAACACATACTGGAGAAGTTTCATACTCACATCAAACAGAGCATCTCCGATCTTCATCTTCACTTTACCGCTTTTATATATGAGTATTTTCCCCATGTGACCTCCTGGCAAATCTTTGATTTTAGAGCCAGCGAATGATGATGGCCTTCTTTGCTCGCGTGTCACATTTGCAAGTTCAGCATtcttctcaaaccatgtatttGGCTCTTCAACAGATTGTGTCTGCTTTGGTAAAGGAAGAGATGAAGGTAACCGGAAGAAGAGCAACTGTGGTGTGTCGGACCGATCCTGTCAACACAAAAAATAAACATAAGAGAGTCGCTATAGCCTCCAAGATTCCAAGAAGGTTCAAGCAGTTGTATGCCAGACTGCACACTGTGTAAATTAAAATTACTGCTGCAGGTGATTTTAGTTTAAGGCATAGGACCAGAAATGAAAGTGTTGTAACAATTTGAAAATAAATTACCATTAATCCAAGTTCTTCTGCTGCAGTTAATTCTCCATCCTGAGCTCTGCTGGCATAAGACTCCCCAAACTCCTCTTCATCAAGAATTTCTGCACTAGGAATGTAGGACAGAACT
Coding sequences within it:
- the LOC127344400 gene encoding uncharacterized protein; the encoded protein is MDDKSSVKKEVGSLAPRPRKGGLKFAPKKPPKKPAKVVPKTEPVEESKDEIIDKELLMKLKTSQSTDPFGRRPKITKKENHTEVAFGQGSSSYARSFPTRHNSAVPKEPKEYVDPWDYTHSDYPITLPLRRPYCGDPEILDEEEFGESYASRAQDGELTAAEELGLMDRSDTPQLLFFRLPSSLPLPKQTQSVEEPNTWFEKNAELANVTREQRRPSSFAGSKIKDLPGGHMGKILIYKSGKVKMKIGDALFDVSPGSNCMFVQEVAAINTREKHCCTLGEISKRAVVAPDVDYLLYSTNKMEE
- the LOC127344401 gene encoding uncharacterized protein, translating into MRSSYMGKSKRGISHGTKFIKKKLKVSYPPLAFRKKPWDIWYDLTVAYYGYHRLSLPSLRPYIGHSTPHSKGTAIPSMYGSCSSLLISTHQRKGMLGMEEARY